One genomic window of Spirochaetae bacterium HGW-Spirochaetae-1 includes the following:
- a CDS encoding desulfoferrodoxin, which yields MTKKLEVYKCSVCGNIVEVLTAGGGELVCCGQPMKLLKENTTDAATEKHVPVVEKVSGGIKVKVGSVTHPSEEKHYIEWIQVILKDGKALRQFLKPGQAPEAVFTGVDADVEAREYCNLHGLWKA from the coding sequence ATGACTAAAAAACTTGAGGTTTACAAATGTTCAGTATGCGGAAACATAGTGGAAGTTCTTACAGCCGGCGGCGGCGAGCTCGTCTGCTGCGGACAACCCATGAAGCTGCTCAAAGAAAACACCACCGATGCCGCTACGGAAAAACACGTACCCGTCGTTGAAAAAGTGAGCGGCGGTATAAAGGTTAAGGTCGGATCTGTCACTCACCCCTCGGAGGAGAAACACTATATAGAGTGGATACAGGTTATCCTTAAGGACGGCAAGGCACTGCGACAGTTTCTTAAACCGGGACAGGCACCTGAAGCAGTTTTCACCGGCGTTGATGCCGATGTGGAAGCGCGGGAATACTGCAACCTTCACGGCCTGTGGAAAGCGTAA